CGCGTTCATCTACCAGAGCGCCAGTTGAATTCAAGCAAACAAGCGAAGCGAATCAAAGCGATCACAGCGAACTACGCGATTTGAAGATACCTTCAAGTTCTAACTCAAGTTTATTGAAGCTACAATAATGTCTCTGCTACCGTATATATTGGACGACTGGAACGTACGTCCCCGCTACCATCATCCTAGCCGGCTCCTGGACCAGCACTTCGGCCTCGCCCTGAACCCGGACGACCTGCTCGCCGCCGTCGCCGGGCCAATCGTGACGCCAGAATACTACAGACCATGGCGCCACCTGGCTGCTGCGGCACGGGACATCGGCTCAAGCATTAAAGCGGACAAAGACAAGTTCCAAATCAATCTAGACGTCCAGCACTTCGCCCCAGAAGAGATCTCAGTTAAGACCGTCGATGGCTACATCGTGGTTGAAGGCAAGCATGAAGAGAAGAAAGACGACCACGGTTACATCTCTCGCCAGTTCACTAGGAGATACGCGCTGCCCGAAGGTACTGCCCCAGAGACGGTCGAATCCAAATTGTCTTCTGACGGCGTACTGAGCATCGTCGCACCGAGGAAAGTTCCAGATGCCATTAAGGGTGAAAGAAGCGTTCCTGTGACCCAGACCGGACCGGTTCGGAAGGAGATTAAGGACCAGAGCGAGGGCAGGAACGAAAAGGAGGCTAAGAAGTAAGCGATCGGTTTATCTTGGATACCTATAAAATTGTAAAGCATTCAATGTTTTAATATTCCAAAGTTTGGCAGTGCCATGTTGActtgattttgtatttattacctactcagttttaagttttaataaaatCTATTTTAAGCTTTTTTGGATTGTTTTCTTCATCATTCAGGTCCCTTCTTTTTCacttcagccctagtagcacggtcgcatttttatcgtttatcaccatgcctgtcacgttctaacaagtatgtaagtgcgaaagtgacgggcatagtgatagtcgataaaaatggaaccgtgctgagcccgcagaacGCGTGACTTGTGTTcttattgatataaaaatatggtCTATATAGGTACTAGGTATAATTAAAGAtgtaggctggttttagtgtcacgcggaccgtccgtgcggatcgctccgcaccggaccaatatgtattaagttcagggagcgttttagagtGGTCCGCGCGGACGACCGTCCGCGCAgacagctttctcatacaatttgacGGTGCGGagcgcacggacggtccgcgtgacactaaaaccagccttctTAAAAATCAACAAGTCCTGAATATTATGTAggtgtagtctgtgcggaaagagaagagtcgtggaatgtatgggtccCAACCcaatatatatgtcgcagtaagatagataaagccgttatacagggtgtcccaagaagtagtgatatactgaagctgggaggtagaggacctagagggctatctgaatcacccccatgtatgttccgcgatttttcgtattttcggagttatgattttttttaatttttcacctatcgccgagtacgatgagatttttatttatggtgacgtgaattattgcggtagatgcttgattt
The Cydia amplana chromosome 22, ilCydAmpl1.1, whole genome shotgun sequence DNA segment above includes these coding regions:
- the LOC134658314 gene encoding protein lethal(2)essential for life-like — protein: MSLLPYILDDWNVRPRYHHPSRLLDQHFGLALNPDDLLAAVAGPIVTPEYYRPWRHLAAAARDIGSSIKADKDKFQINLDVQHFAPEEISVKTVDGYIVVEGKHEEKKDDHGYISRQFTRRYALPEGTAPETVESKLSSDGVLSIVAPRKVPDAIKGERSVPVTQTGPVRKEIKDQSEGRNEKEAKK